Proteins encoded within one genomic window of Arachis ipaensis cultivar K30076 chromosome B08, Araip1.1, whole genome shotgun sequence:
- the LOC107613076 gene encoding LRR receptor-like serine/threonine-protein kinase GSO1 isoform X1 produces MATFERDHCVLNHVLFHIIIASTFFLSLKITASPTTEAQVLVKWKNSLVYTPFLNSWSLSNIHNLCSSWDAVVCDKTTNTTVSEIYLSGFDLSGTLHGLDFASLPNLTHLDLNHNSFIGSIPPQIGSLSKLIFLDFGSNNFSGTVPYEMGHLRELEYLSFYDNSFNGAISYQVISLPKVCYLDFGGNYFASPPHWSDYSCMPSLTHLDLSSNSFTPEFPSFIMKCHNLTFLDLSQNYFNGTIPESLYTNLAKLQYLNLSGCGMEGPLSSNISKLSNLKELGMGDNNFTGPIPMEIGFIAGLQILELHNISARGEIPSSLGQLMQLRFLDLGGNFLNSSIPLELGSCIHLTCLDLSGNNLSGPLPFSLSNLTKLSELVLSYNSISGQLSASLISNWTELIILQLDHNLLTGKVPPEIGLLKKIEYLLLCSNEFSGHIPKEIGSMREMIMLDFSQNHFSGTIPSTISNLTNIEVINLFMNEHTGTIPREIGNLKSLHYFDASRNNLEGELPNSIAQLTALEYFSVFSNNLSGSITRDFGKYSPNLTDVYLSNNNFSGLLPPDLCSGMMLYGLTVSNNSFSGIFPKSLRNCSTLTIIRLDDNHFSGNITEALGVYPSLRFLDLRSNEFTGNIPHRFFRLANLTFLDLSNNNLSGSIPNDCETFNASSLEILNLSHNNLTGTIPQCLATLPSLTVLDLHMNNLYGTLPRIFPKGNVLDTIKLNGNFLEGALPKSLAHCTKLRVLDLGENSIEDIFPSWLGLLQELQVLILRANKFYGTFNNSSNFRDAHAFPNLRVFDVSNNYFSGSLPVSFLKNFQGMMNVNYTQSGLQYMSSNYSGLASYFASIVVNMKDQSVQLVKILMTFTTMDLSNNSFEGEIPQVIGELDSLKGLNLSHNRITGTIPQTLGNLRNLEWLDLSWNQIRGEIPLALTNLNFLSVLNVSQNQLEGAIPTGGQFNTFQNYSYGGNAMLCGFPLTKSCSGGNDDNEHASSSSTFEDEEKFGFGWKPVAVGYACGVVVGVLLGCYFFYTGKPQWLARLLGIRIPNKRVKRKNNKNRVHVNHRRMN; encoded by the coding sequence ATGGCAACTTTCGAAAGAGATCATTGTGTTCTCAATCATGTTCTCTTTCATATAATAATAGCATCCACATTCTTTCTTTCACTCAAAATCACAGCTTCTCCAACAACAGAAGCTCAAGTCCTTGTGAAATGGAAAAACAGCCTAGTATACACTCCTTTTCTCAATTCATGGTCCCTCTCCAATATTCACAACCTTTGCAGTAGTTGGGATGCCGTTGTTTGCGACAAAACAACAAACACAACTGTCTCAGAGATATACCTTTCTGGTTTCGATCTCAGTGGCACCCTTCATGGCTTGGATTTTGCTTCCCTACCAAACCTCACTCACCTTGACCTCAATCATAACAGCTTTATTGGGTCAATACCACCTCAAATTGGCAGCCTCTCCAAACTCATTTTCTTGGACTTTGGAAGCAACAACTTTTCAGGGACAGTGCCTTATGAGATGGGACATTTAAGGGAACTCGAATATCTCAGCTTCTACGACAACAGTTTCAATGGTGCTATTTCCTATCAGGTCATAAGTCTCCCAAAGGTATGCTACCTTGACTTTGGAGGAAACTACTTTGCATCTCCTCCTCACTGGTCTGACTATTCATGCATGCCTTCCTTAACACACCTTGACTTGTCTTCCAATTCATTCACTCCCGAATTCCCAAGTTTCATAATGAAGTGCCACAACTTGACTTTTCTAGACCTCTCTCAGAACTATTTTAATGGCACAATACCAGAATCATTGTATACCAATTTGGCCAAGCTTCAATACCTGAACCTCTCAGGTTGTGGGATGGAAGGACCATTGTCGTCCAATATATCCAAGCTCTCAAACCTCAAAGAGCTTGGTATGGGTGACAACAACTTCACTGGTCCTATTCCCATGGAAATAGGATTCATAGCTGGGCTTCAAATTCTTGAATTGCATAACATTTCAGCCCGCGGGGAAATTCCATCATCCCTAGGCCAACTTATGCAGTTAAGATTTCTTGATCTGGGAGGGAATTTTTTAAACTCTTCAATCCCTTTGGAACTTGGCTCATGCATTCATCTAACCTGCCTTGATTTATCAGGCAATAATCTATCAGGTCCTTTGCCTTTCTCATTATCTAACTTGACCAAGCTCTCTGAATTGGTATTATCATATAATTCCATTTCTGGTCAACTCTCTGCCTCACTAATTTCTAATTGGACTGAGTTGATAATTCTGCAACTCGATCATAACTTGTTGACAGGAAAGGTCCCTCCAGAAATTGGTCTGTTAAAGAAAATCGAGTACCTCCTTTTGTGCAGCAATGAATTTTCTGGTCACATTCCTAAAGAGATTGGAAGCATGAGGGAAATGATAATGTTAGACTTCTCTCAAAACCACTTCTCTGGTACAATTCCCTCAACAATTTCGAATCTTACAAACATTGAAGTGATAAATCTTTTCATGAATGAGCACACCGGAACCATTCCCAGAGAAATAGGAAACCTCAAGTCACTGCACTACTTTGATGCCAGCCGTAATAATTTGGAGGGAGAGTTGCCAAACAGCATAGCTCAACTAACTGCTTTAGAATACTTTTCTGTGTTCTCCAACAACTTGTCAGGCAGCATCACCAGAGATTTTGGGAAGTACAGTCCTAATTTAACTGATGTTTATCTTTCTAACAACAACTTCTCAGGACTACTGCCACCTGACTTGTGCAGTGGCATGATGCTATATGGTTTGACAGTCAGTAACAACAGCTTTTCGGGGATTTTTCCAAAGTCCTTGAGAAATTGTTCAACACTAACTATAATAAGGCTTGATGACAATCATTTCTCTGGAAACATCACAGAAGCACTAGGGGTTTATCCAAGTCTTCGTTTTCTAGACCTGCGCTCTAATGAATTCACGGGAAATATACCCCATAGATTTTTCAGATTGGCTAATCTTACCTTCCTTGATTTATCTAATAACAACTTGAGTGGAAGCATTCCTAATGACTGTGAAACATTCAATGCAAGCTCTCTTGAAATTCtcaacttgtctcacaacaactTGACAGGAACAATTCCACAATGTTTGGCAACCTTACCCTCTCTCACAGTTTTGGACTTGCATATGAACAACCTTTATGGAACCTTACCAAGAATCTTCCCTAAAGGTAATGTCTTAGATACTATAAAACTGAATGGCAACTTCTTGGAGGGAGCATTACCCAAATCCCTGGCCCACTGCACAAAACTACGAGTTCTGGACCTTGGAGAAAATAGCATAGAGGACATATTTCCTAGTTGGCTAGGATTGCTTCAAGAGCTACAGGTACTCATTTTACGAGCAAATAAATTTTATGGTACCTTCAATAACTCTTCCAACTTTAGAGATGCACATGCATTTCCAAATTTGAGAGTTTTTGATGTCTCCAACAACTATTTTAGCGGGTCCTTGCCAGTATCATTCTTGAAGAACTTTCAAGGAATGATGAATGTCAATTATACTCAAAGTGGGTTGCAATATATGAGTTCCAATTATTCCGGCCTTGCATCATATTTTGCTTCAATAGTGGTCAACATGAAAGATCAGTCAGTGCAACTTGTGAAAATATTAATGACTTTTACAACTATGGACTTATCAAATAACTCATTTGAGGGTGAAATCCCACAAGTAATTGGAGAATTAGATTCCCTCAAAGGGCTCAATCTCTCACATAATAGAATAACTGGCACCATCCCACAAACTTTGGGTAACTTGAGAAATTTGGAATGGTTGGACCTCTCATGGAATCAGATCAGGGGTGAGATTCCTTTGGCCTTAACAAATTTGAATTTTCTGTCGGTCTTAAATGTTTCACAAAATCAATTAGAGGGAGCTATACCTACAGGTGGCCAATTCAACACATTCCAAAATTATTCATATGGAGGAAATGCAATGCTGTGTGGATTCCCTTTGACAAAATCATGCAGTGGTGGCAATGATGACAATGAACATGCCTCATCATCTTCGACATTTGAGGATGAAGAAAAATTTGGATTTGGCTGGAAACCTGTTGCAGTGGGATATGCATGTGGAGTGGTGGTTGGAGTGCTCTTAGGATGTTACTTTTTCTACACTGGGAAGCCACAATGGCTTGCAAGGCTTTTAGGTATCCGTATACCAAATAAGAGAGTCAAAAggaaaaacaacaaaaacagAGTGCATGTAAATCATAGAAGAATGAATTAG
- the LOC107613076 gene encoding leucine-rich repeat receptor protein kinase EMS1-like isoform X2 — protein MATFERDHCVLNHVLFHIIIASTFFLSLKITASPTTEAQVLVKWKNSLVYTPFLNSWSLSNIHNLCSSWDAVVCDKTTNTTVSEIYLSGFDLSGTLHGLDFASLPNLTHLDLNHNSFIGSIPPQIGSLSKLIFLDFGSNNFSGTVPYEMGHLRELEYLSFYDNSFNGAISYQVISLPKVCYLDFGGNYFASPPHWSDYSCMPSLTHLDLSSNSFTPEFPSFIMKCHNLTFLDLSQNYFNGTIPESLYTNLAKLQYLNLSGCGMEGPLSSNISKLSNLKELGMGDNNFTGPIPMEIGFIAGLQILELHNISARGEIPSSLGQLMQLRFLDLGGNFLNSSIPLELGSCIHLTCLDLSGNNLSGPLPFSLSNLTKLSELVLSYNSISGQLSASLISNWTELIILQLDHNLLTGKVPPEIGLLKKIEYLLLCSNEFSGHIPKEIGSMREMIMLDFSQNHFSGTIPSTISNLTNIEVINLFMNEHTGTIPREIGNLKSLHYFENSIAQLTALEYFSVFSNNLSGSITRDFGKYSPNLTDVYLSNNNFSGLLPPDLCSGMMLYGLTVSNNSFSGIFPKSLRNCSTLTIIRLDDNHFSGNITEALGVYPSLRFLDLRSNEFTGNIPHRFFRLANLTFLDLSNNNLSGSIPNDCETFNASSLEILNLSHNNLTGTIPQCLATLPSLTVLDLHMNNLYGTLPRIFPKGNVLDTIKLNGNFLEGALPKSLAHCTKLRVLDLGENSIEDIFPSWLGLLQELQVLILRANKFYGTFNNSSNFRDAHAFPNLRVFDVSNNYFSGSLPVSFLKNFQGMMNVNYTQSGLQYMSSNYSGLASYFASIVVNMKDQSVQLVKILMTFTTMDLSNNSFEGEIPQVIGELDSLKGLNLSHNRITGTIPQTLGNLRNLEWLDLSWNQIRGEIPLALTNLNFLSVLNVSQNQLEGAIPTGGQFNTFQNYSYGGNAMLCGFPLTKSCSGGNDDNEHASSSSTFEDEEKFGFGWKPVAVGYACGVVVGVLLGCYFFYTGKPQWLARLLGIRIPNKRVKRKNNKNRVHVNHRRMN, from the exons ATGGCAACTTTCGAAAGAGATCATTGTGTTCTCAATCATGTTCTCTTTCATATAATAATAGCATCCACATTCTTTCTTTCACTCAAAATCACAGCTTCTCCAACAACAGAAGCTCAAGTCCTTGTGAAATGGAAAAACAGCCTAGTATACACTCCTTTTCTCAATTCATGGTCCCTCTCCAATATTCACAACCTTTGCAGTAGTTGGGATGCCGTTGTTTGCGACAAAACAACAAACACAACTGTCTCAGAGATATACCTTTCTGGTTTCGATCTCAGTGGCACCCTTCATGGCTTGGATTTTGCTTCCCTACCAAACCTCACTCACCTTGACCTCAATCATAACAGCTTTATTGGGTCAATACCACCTCAAATTGGCAGCCTCTCCAAACTCATTTTCTTGGACTTTGGAAGCAACAACTTTTCAGGGACAGTGCCTTATGAGATGGGACATTTAAGGGAACTCGAATATCTCAGCTTCTACGACAACAGTTTCAATGGTGCTATTTCCTATCAGGTCATAAGTCTCCCAAAGGTATGCTACCTTGACTTTGGAGGAAACTACTTTGCATCTCCTCCTCACTGGTCTGACTATTCATGCATGCCTTCCTTAACACACCTTGACTTGTCTTCCAATTCATTCACTCCCGAATTCCCAAGTTTCATAATGAAGTGCCACAACTTGACTTTTCTAGACCTCTCTCAGAACTATTTTAATGGCACAATACCAGAATCATTGTATACCAATTTGGCCAAGCTTCAATACCTGAACCTCTCAGGTTGTGGGATGGAAGGACCATTGTCGTCCAATATATCCAAGCTCTCAAACCTCAAAGAGCTTGGTATGGGTGACAACAACTTCACTGGTCCTATTCCCATGGAAATAGGATTCATAGCTGGGCTTCAAATTCTTGAATTGCATAACATTTCAGCCCGCGGGGAAATTCCATCATCCCTAGGCCAACTTATGCAGTTAAGATTTCTTGATCTGGGAGGGAATTTTTTAAACTCTTCAATCCCTTTGGAACTTGGCTCATGCATTCATCTAACCTGCCTTGATTTATCAGGCAATAATCTATCAGGTCCTTTGCCTTTCTCATTATCTAACTTGACCAAGCTCTCTGAATTGGTATTATCATATAATTCCATTTCTGGTCAACTCTCTGCCTCACTAATTTCTAATTGGACTGAGTTGATAATTCTGCAACTCGATCATAACTTGTTGACAGGAAAGGTCCCTCCAGAAATTGGTCTGTTAAAGAAAATCGAGTACCTCCTTTTGTGCAGCAATGAATTTTCTGGTCACATTCCTAAAGAGATTGGAAGCATGAGGGAAATGATAATGTTAGACTTCTCTCAAAACCACTTCTCTGGTACAATTCCCTCAACAATTTCGAATCTTACAAACATTGAAGTGATAAATCTTTTCATGAATGAGCACACCGGAACCATTCCCAGAGAAATAGGAAACCTCAAGTCACTGCACTACTTTGA AAACAGCATAGCTCAACTAACTGCTTTAGAATACTTTTCTGTGTTCTCCAACAACTTGTCAGGCAGCATCACCAGAGATTTTGGGAAGTACAGTCCTAATTTAACTGATGTTTATCTTTCTAACAACAACTTCTCAGGACTACTGCCACCTGACTTGTGCAGTGGCATGATGCTATATGGTTTGACAGTCAGTAACAACAGCTTTTCGGGGATTTTTCCAAAGTCCTTGAGAAATTGTTCAACACTAACTATAATAAGGCTTGATGACAATCATTTCTCTGGAAACATCACAGAAGCACTAGGGGTTTATCCAAGTCTTCGTTTTCTAGACCTGCGCTCTAATGAATTCACGGGAAATATACCCCATAGATTTTTCAGATTGGCTAATCTTACCTTCCTTGATTTATCTAATAACAACTTGAGTGGAAGCATTCCTAATGACTGTGAAACATTCAATGCAAGCTCTCTTGAAATTCtcaacttgtctcacaacaactTGACAGGAACAATTCCACAATGTTTGGCAACCTTACCCTCTCTCACAGTTTTGGACTTGCATATGAACAACCTTTATGGAACCTTACCAAGAATCTTCCCTAAAGGTAATGTCTTAGATACTATAAAACTGAATGGCAACTTCTTGGAGGGAGCATTACCCAAATCCCTGGCCCACTGCACAAAACTACGAGTTCTGGACCTTGGAGAAAATAGCATAGAGGACATATTTCCTAGTTGGCTAGGATTGCTTCAAGAGCTACAGGTACTCATTTTACGAGCAAATAAATTTTATGGTACCTTCAATAACTCTTCCAACTTTAGAGATGCACATGCATTTCCAAATTTGAGAGTTTTTGATGTCTCCAACAACTATTTTAGCGGGTCCTTGCCAGTATCATTCTTGAAGAACTTTCAAGGAATGATGAATGTCAATTATACTCAAAGTGGGTTGCAATATATGAGTTCCAATTATTCCGGCCTTGCATCATATTTTGCTTCAATAGTGGTCAACATGAAAGATCAGTCAGTGCAACTTGTGAAAATATTAATGACTTTTACAACTATGGACTTATCAAATAACTCATTTGAGGGTGAAATCCCACAAGTAATTGGAGAATTAGATTCCCTCAAAGGGCTCAATCTCTCACATAATAGAATAACTGGCACCATCCCACAAACTTTGGGTAACTTGAGAAATTTGGAATGGTTGGACCTCTCATGGAATCAGATCAGGGGTGAGATTCCTTTGGCCTTAACAAATTTGAATTTTCTGTCGGTCTTAAATGTTTCACAAAATCAATTAGAGGGAGCTATACCTACAGGTGGCCAATTCAACACATTCCAAAATTATTCATATGGAGGAAATGCAATGCTGTGTGGATTCCCTTTGACAAAATCATGCAGTGGTGGCAATGATGACAATGAACATGCCTCATCATCTTCGACATTTGAGGATGAAGAAAAATTTGGATTTGGCTGGAAACCTGTTGCAGTGGGATATGCATGTGGAGTGGTGGTTGGAGTGCTCTTAGGATGTTACTTTTTCTACACTGGGAAGCCACAATGGCTTGCAAGGCTTTTAGGTATCCGTATACCAAATAAGAGAGTCAAAAggaaaaacaacaaaaacagAGTGCATGTAAATCATAGAAGAATGAATTAG